One stretch of Candidatus Dormiibacterota bacterium DNA includes these proteins:
- a CDS encoding GNAT family N-acetyltransferase, which yields MNPLTNLGKEPPVITTERLTLRGHRFEDLQPCFAMWSDPDVTRFIGGKPSTEQQTWLRLLQYAGHWSLMGFGYWAMEEKESGLFVGEVGFADFRRDISTSMSTAPEAGWALAPRFHGRGLATEALGAVLAWADRRARWPRTVCLISPDNRQSIKVAAKCGYREFEETLFNGRPILLFERKK from the coding sequence ATGAATCCCTTGACTAACCTCGGAAAAGAGCCGCCCGTCATCACTACGGAAAGACTGACGCTCAGAGGCCACCGGTTCGAGGACTTACAGCCTTGCTTTGCTATGTGGTCGGACCCGGATGTCACCCGCTTCATCGGCGGAAAGCCTTCCACCGAGCAACAGACGTGGCTTCGTTTGTTGCAGTACGCCGGGCATTGGTCGCTCATGGGCTTCGGATATTGGGCCATGGAAGAAAAGGAAAGCGGATTGTTCGTCGGAGAGGTTGGGTTTGCGGATTTTAGGCGAGATATTTCAACGTCGATGAGTACCGCCCCGGAAGCTGGCTGGGCTCTCGCTCCGCGCTTCCATGGCCGAGGGCTTGCGACTGAGGCGCTCGGTGCCGTCCTTGCTTGGGCGGATCGGCGTGCCCGATGGCCGCGCACCGTGTGCTTAATAAGCCCCGACAATCGGCAGTCGATAAAGGTAGCCGCGAAATGCGGATATCGCGAGTTCGAAGAGACGCTATTTAACGGGCGCCCCATTCTTTTGTTTGAACGAAAGAAATAG